The following proteins are encoded in a genomic region of Mycobacterium sp. 155:
- a CDS encoding IclR family transcriptional regulator yields the protein MRNDSGIGVLDKAVGVLHTVAESPCGLAELCERTGLPRATAHRLAAGLETHRLLARDGDGRWRLGPALTELASHVNDPLLAAGAAVLPRLREVTGESVQLYRREGLSRVCVVALEPPAGLRDTVPVGTLLPMTAGSGAKVLLAHADTATQQAVLPTAKFTDRTLAEVRKRGWAQSAAEREPGVASVSAPVRDGRGNVIAAVSVSGPIDRMGRRPGARWAADLLAAADALTRRL from the coding sequence GTGAGAAATGATAGCGGCATCGGCGTGCTCGACAAAGCGGTGGGTGTGCTGCACACAGTGGCCGAGTCTCCGTGTGGGCTAGCCGAACTGTGCGAACGGACCGGGCTCCCCCGCGCGACCGCACACCGGCTGGCGGCCGGGCTGGAAACCCACCGGCTACTGGCACGCGACGGCGACGGTCGCTGGCGCTTGGGCCCCGCCCTGACCGAATTGGCCTCCCACGTCAACGATCCGCTCCTGGCCGCCGGCGCGGCTGTGCTGCCGCGGCTGCGTGAGGTCACAGGTGAGAGCGTGCAGCTGTACCGCAGGGAAGGACTCTCCCGCGTGTGCGTGGTGGCCCTGGAGCCGCCGGCGGGACTGCGCGACACCGTGCCGGTCGGCACGCTGCTTCCGATGACGGCCGGGTCGGGCGCCAAAGTACTGCTGGCCCACGCCGACACGGCAACACAACAGGCGGTGCTGCCGACCGCCAAGTTCACCGACCGCACACTCGCCGAGGTGCGCAAGCGCGGGTGGGCGCAGAGCGCGGCCGAACGCGAACCCGGGGTGGCGAGTGTGTCGGCCCCGGTCCGCGACGGGCGAGGCAACGTGATCGCCGCGGTGTCGGTGTCGGGACCGATCGACCGCATGGGCCGTCGCCCCGGAGCGCGCTGGGCGGCCGACCTTCTCGCCGCCGCGGACGCGTTGACCCGCCGGCTATAG
- the gltX gene encoding glutamate--tRNA ligase, whose translation MTSPSGPVRVRFCPSPTGIPHVGLVRTALFNWAYARHTGGTFVFRIEDTDAARDSQESYDAILDALGWLGLDWDEGPVVGGPYEPYRQSQRSEIYRDVIARLLAAGEVYEAYSTPEEVEARHIAAGRNPKLGYDNYDRDLTDDQRAAFAAEGRQPVLRLRMPDEDVSWNDLVRGQTTFPAGSVPDFAITRASGDPLYTLVNPVDDALMKITHVLRGEDIMPSTPRQIALYRALIRIGVAEWVPEFAHLPSVLGDGNKKLSKRDPQSNLFLHRDRGFIPEGLLNYLALLGWGIADDHDVFSLGEMVAAFDVANVNSNPARFDQKKADAINAEHIRLLSPEEFTARLREYFVTHGHDTSLDDASFAEAAALIQTRIVVLGDAWGLVKFFNDADYELDEKSAAKELKPEAAAVFAAALSALESLEEWTTVAIEDALKTALVDGLELKPRKAFGPIRVAVTGASVSPPLFESMELLGRERSLARLRAVADRV comes from the coding sequence ATGACTTCTCCCTCTGGTCCGGTCCGGGTCCGGTTCTGTCCGTCGCCCACGGGAATCCCGCACGTCGGGCTGGTCCGTACTGCGCTGTTCAACTGGGCCTACGCGCGACACACCGGCGGCACATTCGTGTTCCGCATCGAGGACACCGACGCCGCGCGCGACAGTCAGGAAAGCTATGACGCGATCCTCGACGCGCTGGGGTGGCTCGGGTTGGACTGGGACGAGGGGCCGGTGGTCGGCGGCCCGTACGAGCCGTACCGGCAATCGCAGCGCAGCGAGATCTACCGCGACGTGATTGCGCGACTGTTGGCGGCCGGCGAAGTGTACGAGGCCTACTCGACGCCCGAGGAGGTGGAGGCGCGACACATCGCCGCCGGGCGAAACCCCAAACTGGGCTACGACAACTACGACCGCGACCTCACCGATGACCAGCGTGCCGCGTTCGCCGCCGAAGGACGCCAGCCGGTGCTGCGGCTGCGGATGCCAGACGAAGACGTGTCGTGGAACGATCTGGTCCGTGGCCAGACGACATTCCCGGCCGGTTCCGTGCCGGATTTCGCCATCACCCGGGCCAGCGGAGATCCGTTGTACACCTTGGTTAATCCGGTCGATGATGCGTTGATGAAGATCACCCACGTGCTGCGCGGGGAAGACATCATGCCGTCGACGCCGCGTCAGATCGCGCTGTACCGCGCCCTGATACGCATCGGCGTCGCCGAGTGGGTCCCCGAGTTCGCGCATCTGCCAAGCGTTCTCGGCGACGGTAACAAGAAGCTGTCCAAGCGGGACCCGCAGTCGAACCTGTTCTTGCACCGCGACCGCGGGTTCATCCCCGAGGGCCTGCTGAACTACCTGGCTCTGTTGGGCTGGGGCATCGCCGACGATCACGACGTGTTCAGCCTCGGAGAGATGGTGGCAGCGTTCGACGTGGCCAACGTCAACTCCAATCCGGCCCGGTTCGACCAGAAGAAGGCCGATGCCATCAACGCCGAGCACATCCGGTTGTTGAGCCCGGAGGAATTCACCGCGCGGCTACGGGAGTATTTCGTCACACACGGCCACGACACGAGCCTGGACGACGCGTCGTTCGCCGAAGCTGCGGCATTGATCCAAACCCGCATCGTCGTGCTCGGGGACGCGTGGGGGCTCGTGAAGTTCTTCAACGACGCCGACTACGAGCTCGACGAGAAGTCTGCCGCCAAGGAGCTCAAGCCCGAGGCCGCCGCAGTCTTCGCGGCCGCACTGAGCGCGTTGGAGAGCCTGGAAGAGTGGACGACGGTCGCGATCGAGGACGCACTGAAGACCGCGTTGGTGGACGGACTGGAGCTCAAACCGCGTAAGGCCTTCGGCCCGATTCGGGTCGCGGTGACCGGAGCGTCGGTCAGCCCGCCGCTGTTCGAGTCCATGGAACTGCTCGGTCGGGAGCGGAGTTTGGCCCGCTTACGGGCCGTGGCGGACCGCGTGTGA
- the leuC gene encoding 3-isopropylmalate dehydratase large subunit, translated as MDQSTPTSTKPRTMAEKVWADHVVASQEGEPDLIYIDLHLVHEVTSPQAFDGLRMAGRPVRRPDLTIATEDHNVPTIDIDKPIADPVSRTQVETLRRNCEEFGIRLHSMGDAEQGIVHIIGPQLGLTQPGMTVVCGDSHTSTHGAFGAIAMGIGTSEVEHVLATQTLPLKPFKTMAVNVDGVLPPGVSAKDIILAVIAKIGTGGGQGHVIEYRGSAIESLSMEGRMTICNMSIEAGARAGMVAPDETTFEFLKGRPHAPQGADWDAAVVAWSQLRTDEGAEFDTEIYLDASTLSPFVTWGTNPGQGVPLSASVPDPELIGDDGARQAAEKALAYMDLRPGTAMRDIAVDTVFVGSCTNGRIEDLRVVADVLKDRKVADGVRMLVVPGSMRVRAQAESEGLDRVFTAAGAEWRQAGCSMCLGMNPDQLSPGQRCASTSNRNFEGRQGKGGRTHLVSPAVAAATAIRGTLASPADLPATTAR; from the coding sequence ATGGATCAATCGACACCGACGTCTACAAAGCCGCGCACCATGGCCGAAAAGGTGTGGGCCGACCATGTTGTGGCCTCCCAGGAGGGTGAGCCCGACCTGATCTACATCGACCTGCACCTCGTGCACGAGGTCACCAGCCCGCAGGCGTTCGACGGACTCCGGATGGCCGGGCGGCCGGTGCGACGCCCCGATCTGACCATCGCCACCGAGGATCACAACGTCCCGACGATCGACATCGACAAGCCGATCGCCGACCCGGTCTCGCGGACCCAGGTCGAGACATTGCGGCGCAACTGCGAGGAATTCGGCATCCGGCTGCACTCGATGGGCGATGCCGAACAGGGCATCGTGCACATCATCGGACCGCAACTCGGTCTCACACAGCCCGGAATGACGGTGGTGTGCGGCGACAGCCACACCTCCACCCACGGCGCGTTCGGTGCGATTGCCATGGGCATCGGTACGTCAGAGGTTGAGCATGTGTTGGCCACGCAGACCTTGCCGCTCAAGCCGTTCAAGACCATGGCGGTCAATGTGGATGGCGTGCTGCCGCCCGGCGTGAGCGCAAAAGACATCATCCTGGCGGTGATCGCCAAGATCGGCACCGGTGGCGGGCAGGGGCATGTCATCGAATACCGGGGCAGTGCCATCGAATCGCTGTCGATGGAAGGCCGGATGACGATCTGCAACATGAGCATCGAGGCCGGGGCGCGGGCCGGGATGGTCGCCCCCGACGAGACGACGTTCGAGTTCCTCAAGGGTCGGCCACACGCCCCGCAGGGCGCCGACTGGGACGCCGCGGTGGTCGCCTGGAGCCAATTGCGCACTGACGAGGGTGCCGAGTTCGACACCGAGATCTACCTGGACGCCTCGACGTTGAGCCCCTTCGTGACCTGGGGCACCAATCCCGGCCAGGGGGTTCCGCTGTCGGCGTCGGTGCCCGACCCTGAGCTGATCGGCGACGACGGTGCGCGTCAGGCTGCGGAAAAGGCATTGGCCTATATGGACCTTCGCCCCGGCACGGCCATGCGGGACATCGCCGTGGACACCGTGTTCGTTGGCTCATGCACCAACGGTCGAATCGAGGACCTGCGGGTGGTGGCCGATGTTCTGAAGGACCGCAAGGTCGCCGACGGGGTGCGGATGTTGGTAGTGCCCGGCTCGATGCGGGTCCGTGCCCAAGCCGAATCCGAAGGTCTGGACCGGGTATTCACCGCGGCCGGAGCGGAGTGGCGCCAGGCCGGCTGCTCGATGTGTCTCGGCATGAATCCCGATCAGCTCTCGCCCGGCCAGCGGTGCGCCTCGACGTCCAACCGCAATTTCGAGGGCCGTCAAGGCAAAGGCGGCCGGACCCACCTGGTGTCGCCTGCCGTCGCTGCGGCCACTGCCATCCGCGGCACGTTGGCCTCTCCGGCCGACCTGCCCGCCACCACCGCCCGCTAG
- the leuD gene encoding 3-isopropylmalate dehydratase small subunit: protein MEAFHTHTGIGVPLRRSNVDTDQIIPAVYLKRVTRTGFEDGLFAAWRADPSFILNLAPFDKGSVLVAGPDFGTGSSREHAVWALMDYGFRVVISSRFADIFRGNAGKAGLLAAEVSQDDVELLWKLIEQNPGLEITVNLQDRTVTAGTVVVPFRIDDYTAWRLLEGLDDIGLTLRKLSSIEAYEQGRPAWKPRTLQA, encoded by the coding sequence ATGGAAGCCTTTCACACCCACACCGGCATCGGCGTTCCGCTGCGGCGGTCCAATGTCGACACCGACCAGATCATTCCGGCGGTCTACCTGAAGCGGGTAACCCGAACAGGTTTCGAGGACGGGCTGTTCGCCGCCTGGCGCGCCGATCCGTCATTCATCTTGAACCTCGCGCCATTCGATAAAGGCTCGGTATTGGTCGCTGGGCCCGATTTCGGCACCGGCTCGTCGCGCGAGCATGCCGTCTGGGCGCTCATGGACTACGGCTTCCGGGTGGTCATCTCATCCCGCTTCGCCGACATTTTTCGGGGGAATGCGGGTAAGGCCGGATTACTGGCGGCCGAAGTCTCCCAGGACGATGTGGAGCTGCTCTGGAAGCTCATCGAGCAGAATCCGGGCTTGGAAATTACTGTGAATCTTCAAGATCGCACCGTCACTGCGGGAACGGTAGTGGTGCCGTTCAGGATTGACGATTACACCGCCTGGCGGCTGCTGGAGGGGCTTGACGATATAGGTCTTACGCTGCGGAAACTCTCCTCGATCGAGGCCTATGAGCAGGGCAGACCGGCCTGGAAGCCCCGTACTCTGCAGGCCTGA
- a CDS encoding fumarylacetoacetate hydrolase family protein produces MRLGRIASPDGVAFVSIEGEGADAVCKEIAEHPFGTPNFTGRSWPLADVRLLAPILASKVICMGKNYAAHAAEMGGVAPEDPVIFLKPNTAIIGPNVPIQLPADAFPVHHEGELAVVIGRPCKDVPASRAAENILGYTIANDVSARDQQEKDGQWMRAKGHDTFCPVGPWIDTSIDPSDLEIRTEVTRPIAGSAGEGELRQRSRTSLMIHDIGAIVEWASAVMTLLPGDLILTGTPEGVGPIEDGDTVSITVEGLGTLTNPVVRKKK; encoded by the coding sequence ATGCGTCTAGGTCGAATCGCCAGCCCCGACGGGGTTGCCTTTGTAAGCATCGAGGGCGAAGGGGCAGACGCGGTCTGCAAAGAGATCGCCGAACATCCGTTCGGTACGCCGAATTTCACGGGGCGTAGCTGGCCGTTGGCCGATGTGCGGCTGTTGGCTCCGATCCTGGCCAGCAAGGTGATCTGCATGGGCAAGAACTACGCGGCACATGCCGCGGAGATGGGCGGGGTGGCGCCGGAGGATCCGGTGATCTTCCTCAAGCCCAACACCGCGATCATCGGGCCCAATGTGCCGATTCAGCTGCCCGCCGACGCCTTCCCCGTACATCACGAGGGCGAACTCGCCGTCGTGATCGGCCGGCCGTGCAAAGATGTGCCCGCCTCGCGCGCCGCGGAGAACATCCTCGGCTACACGATCGCCAACGACGTGTCGGCCCGCGATCAACAGGAGAAGGACGGGCAGTGGATGCGGGCCAAGGGACACGACACGTTCTGCCCGGTGGGGCCGTGGATCGACACCTCGATCGACCCTTCGGATCTGGAAATACGTACCGAAGTCACCCGTCCAATTGCCGGCTCCGCCGGCGAGGGCGAGCTGCGCCAGCGCAGCCGAACCTCGTTGATGATCCATGACATCGGCGCGATCGTGGAGTGGGCCTCGGCGGTGATGACGCTGCTGCCGGGCGATCTCATCCTCACCGGAACGCCCGAGGGCGTCGGCCCGATCGAGGACGGCGACACCGTCAGCATTACTGTCGAGGGCCTCGGTACGCTCACCAATCCCGTTGTGCGCAAGAAGAAGTAA